DNA from Podospora pseudopauciseta strain CBS 411.78 chromosome 5 map unlocalized CBS411.78m_5, whole genome shotgun sequence:
CAATTTCCATCCAAACCCACCCTCATATCTAGCATAACGAGCGATAAACCCacaaacacaaccaccatgAACGAGTAAATAAATTACGCCACCCCATTTTCCCCAAACAATAATCATCGTTGTTGGTTTCCAATATCCATGCAGCTTCTGTGATATCTTGTTTTCTTCTGGCAAAGACCTGAACATCAACCAGCAAGTCGTCACCCAGGTTCCTAATCTgctctcttcttcccgtTCACAACCCCTACCCTGCCAGCCCCTGAAGCAGCCCCCCCgatatcctcctcactctcctcctcttcctcctcctcatcatcccagTTGTCCACCTCATTCTCATCCCaatcatccacctcctcctccaaactctttcccctttcttccgtcgcagcagcagcagcagcagcagtcgtCACaccctgctcctgctgcccATCAAAACTCctgcccaaccccaacccctcccccaactccaaatcctcctcctctccatcatgcaacctctccagctcctccccagcaccaccctcgccaccatATCTCCTCTGCCGTTTTCTTTCCAGCATCCGCTTATGATACCACGAACAcaaccccaccgcccccaaCGAACCGACTAAATTGGCGACGACATCATATGGATCAAACTCCCGACCGTTGGGGAGAAGGCCTTGCAAAATTTCCGAAccgatgccgccgccgacggTGCAGATGGCGAGGGTTAGGTTGAGGGTGCGGCGGCGGGTGGTGTCGATTACCCAGTAGAAGGCGAGGGTTAACAGGAAGAAGGTGAGGAAGTGGAGGGCTTTGtcgttgagggggagggagggggagagttggagggtggagaggccGGCGTAGgctgagaggaggaggaggagggtgaagacgcctggttgatgggggaggggggaggggcgggatGTTAGTGGATggtgtatatatataaggTTAggtggggagaaggggaatGGGGAATGGGGAATGGTTACCTGCGAAGGGGAGCCGTATTctcattgttgttgttgttgttgttgtgtgtggTTTGCTTGGCTATTTCtcgggggggggttgaacGTGGGGTTGTTTTGCTAAGGTTGTCGGTCTGTCTGTGACAGATATGACGTTGGGCGCGCGCGAGATGAATCACCAAGATGAAGGCTGACTGTTTTCTGTAGTAGGAGTGATTTCCGTCGTCGTcattgtttttttctttttttcttgctgtGAGTCTGTCGTTGGTTTAGGTCATGTCAGATTTGAGCTGCCTGCTGTTGTTACCTTCTGAGGCTGGCTGCTGCCCATGGGTGAGCTTGCTGGGTTCCAGGTTTCGGCTTCCTGCAGCACCCGCCTGGAGCTTCAGTGGGCTAGGGGGAGAGGGGCTGAACGTGGCGCCGTAACGGGACAAAACGGGGCCGAACTctgggggaggaaaaggtggGGGTGGCAGGCCTGCCGCTGGGAACTGGAATCCCTGCCCGCTTGGGAGAGTGCTGTAATTCCAGAGAGACAGAGCCTCACTGCAGGTCGAGCGCTGGACTGGCACTGGACTTGGTTAGACCAGGAATACACAAAAAACAGAAATCACGTCTGGATGAATACAAATGACATCTCAGAGTAACCTGTCCCTTGCCACACTCGACGGACTGCTCTCCTAGGCCTGGTTTCTGCAAGGAGTTGGGCGCACCGAGCAGCGGTTCACGTGACTTTCACCTTTCCTCAGCCAGGGTGGGCAAGACAGGGCAGCAGAAACTCGCGGGCGGGTACATGGCCCTGGGGTGTAGGAGCTTGACTGAAGCAAGAAATTGGGGATTGCACAATGCGAAACGACTGTAGCAGGCTCTGGCAGGTGGATTGAGCCATATTCTGTAGTTTTGAGTCCTCAAGACCTCAAAAGTCGAGTGCGCGACAACAtcacctctcctccttccaagTCCCTTTTGGCAAAAGCACTGCAGCTTGCAGCCAGCAAAATCGCGGCGCCCCCCTTGTTCCCAAAAACGGCAGAAGCCTTGTCCTAAACTTGACCTCACGTCCAACTCGCCCCGAAATCACCCACGACTGAATCCATCAATACGCAACCACCTCATCGCCGACCGGGCCGAGACTGTGCAGACCATCTCTCTGGATGCCCACGCTTCTTCCCATGTGACCAAGACGTCCTGAATTGCCCTGGTGTCGGCAGAACACGAGCGCATATCCGGCGCATGGCGACCGAGCCACCGCACTCCCCCCAGCATCCCCGGACCGGACAATGTCCATCGCAAATGGCCAGAATGCCTGGCCGCCGCCATCGGCAAGCCAGGTCAACGGCGAACGAGGCCACGGTTATCACGGTGGTGCTGCCGACGACGGCCTGCCGCGGACCAATACCCCCAGCGGCGGCCACCACCCGCCCTCACTGATGCCTGAGGCGTCcgacctcgacgacgagCATCGCCGCGCCTTCTTCGCCCAAAAGTTTCAAGTCGCTAACCGCCGTCTGGAGAGGCTGTTTGGTGACGACGGGGGCTACGACCAGGCTGCTCTCGCGTCCTTCACGCGTCCCCCGACCCCACCCGCGCCTTTGATCCCCGCCGCGACCGACCACGCGCCGATCCAAGAACCGCCCCGCAAGCGGGCCAAGCGCGTcatcgacgaggacgactacggcgacgacgacgacgacgatggcgacgacgacgaggatgacgaggaatCCCAAGACGGCGCCAATCGCATTGCTTCTAAACACTCTAgcgccgctgctgccaagaCTTTGCTATCCCCATCGAAATCGGGGAGCTCCCCAGTGCATTCGGTGCCATCCCCTGGGAAACAGAGCAGAGAGGATGGATCGCAACAAAAAGTCAAGTCGTCAGAGGATGCGCgcaaggagttggaggatgcGCGCACCGCGA
Protein-coding regions in this window:
- a CDS encoding uncharacterized protein (EggNog:ENOG503P3CD; COG:U) codes for the protein MRIRLPFAGVFTLLLLLSAYAGLSTLQLSPSLPLNDKALHFLTFFLLTLAFYWVIDTTRRRTLNLTLAICTVGGGIGSEILQGLLPNGREFDPYDVVANLVGSLGAVGLCSWYHKRMLERKRQRRYGGEGGAGEELERLHDGEEEDLELGEGLGLGRSFDGQQEQGVTTAAAAAAATEERGKSLEEEVDDWDENEVDNWDDEEEEEEESEEDIGGAASGAGRVGVVNGKKRAD